A part of Marinomonas rhizomae genomic DNA contains:
- a CDS encoding LysR family transcriptional regulator — protein sequence MNEKVNKKSLDWNDLKLFLAVAREGGLTAAAKSTQRSPATLGRRMYELERSMERELFIRHDRGYELTPEGKALLDELTLVEHQIHRQTTPANQSARPLVKISAGTWTTLSLIKNLDMLVGSPPDILLRFVSAEKVLDISHREIVIGIRNQRPKEDSLVCRKLARVEFAPYATKSAPDFYIKVMADTPSARWVHNNISSNDIACEVNSPRNSLDLALENKGIALLPTFIGDAQPQLQRVGNIIEELGHDQWLVTHHEDRYLPEVRRLIQRISTVLDQS from the coding sequence ATGAATGAAAAGGTAAATAAAAAGAGTCTCGATTGGAATGACCTGAAACTCTTCCTTGCTGTGGCACGTGAAGGTGGCCTGACTGCTGCGGCGAAATCGACTCAGCGGAGCCCAGCAACATTGGGCAGAAGAATGTATGAGCTAGAGCGAAGCATGGAACGTGAATTGTTCATTAGACATGATCGTGGCTATGAATTAACACCAGAAGGCAAAGCTTTATTAGACGAGCTAACTTTGGTTGAGCATCAGATTCACCGCCAAACAACGCCAGCCAATCAAAGCGCTCGCCCCTTGGTTAAAATATCTGCGGGTACTTGGACGACACTTTCGTTAATTAAGAATTTAGACATGCTCGTGGGGTCACCGCCAGACATACTGCTACGTTTTGTTTCTGCCGAAAAAGTACTCGACATATCGCACCGCGAGATAGTGATAGGGATTCGCAATCAACGACCAAAAGAAGACTCTCTGGTGTGCCGCAAATTAGCTCGAGTTGAGTTCGCGCCTTATGCAACAAAAAGTGCGCCAGACTTTTATATAAAGGTAATGGCTGATACACCGTCAGCGCGTTGGGTTCACAACAATATCAGTAGCAATGATATTGCTTGCGAAGTAAACAGTCCAAGGAACAGTCTTGATTTAGCGCTTGAAAACAAAGGCATCGCGCTGCTTCCGACGTTTATTGGTGACGCCCAGCCACAATTACAGCGCGTAGGAAATATTATTGAGGAATTAGGCCACGACCAATGGTTGGTGACCCATCACGAAGACCGCTATTTGCCAGAGGTAAGAAGATTAATCCAGCGCATCAGCACGGTATTAGATCAATCATAA